One Planctomycetaceae bacterium genomic window, CCATCGCCGCAAATCGCACTTTTCTGTAGCGCAATCGGCTCAGGATATGAATGATGACTGGCACCGAAGCCAGCGCAAGCCCGGGCAACACAAAGCCGGGGTTCAGGAAGTATTGCGCTAGCCAGCTCATCGCTTTTTCGCCCCCATGCGAGCGTTCAGAAGCTGAGCCAGGGCGGCATCAAGATTCTCGCTGGTTCGCACCAGCTTGTAATCGACCTGACTCCCGGCGCAACGGCGACGAATCGTTTCCAGAAACGCTTCCAGCGCCTGCATGTATCCGGCTCGCAGTGCGGCGGGATCACATGTCAGTCGACCAGCATCCTCCATCCCCTCAAATCGCAGGGTTCCTGAATACTGAAAGTCCAGTTCCTGATCATCCATGACGTGCATTATCAGCACTTCATGTTTTCGCTGTTTGAGTAGCTGCAGACCGCGGAAAAGCTCTTCCCGATCACAAAACAAATCCGAGATCAACACCACAATACTGCGGTGGTTCAGTGTCTCTGCGACTCGACGCAGTACCGAGCGAATATCTGTCCTGCCCGCCGCTGTCTCCGCCGTCAAACCTCCAAGAACCGCCTGCAGATGATTGTGGCGACTACTGGTTGGCACCTGACTTCGCACCTGAGAATCAAATGTGGTCACACCCACACTGTCGTTCTGTTTCAGAATCAGCATAGCGAGGGCGGCAGCGATGGTCTGAGCATATTCAAATTTGGTCATCTGGCCGCTGCCAAACTGCATCGACTCGCTGCCATCCACAAGAAGCGACACCCGTACGTTGGTATCTTCTTCGAACTGCTTCAGGTAATAGCGGTCCGATCGAGACCACAGTTTCCAGTCGATGCGGCGCGTATCATCGCCGGGCACGTACTCACGGTGCTGCACAAATTCCAGCGACTGACCGAAGTACGGACTTCGATGCAGTCCCGAAACAAAGCCCTCAACCACTTTGCGAGCCCGAAGTTCCAGACGAGAAATCCTCGCGATCTCGTCAGGTGGCAGATATTTTTCCAGGTCGCGGGTCACAGAATGGCTTCAAATATCAAACGTAGATGTCAGCTCCCGCGATGGGAAGCCGTAATGATAATAAACCCGGGGAATCATCGTTGGATTCAAACGATTTGGCAAACGTCACTTCCCCGCTGTCTCATTTGCTGTCAGTAACCAACTCGCCCCTGCATCAATGATTTGGGCCCCCGGTTTGTGTTCACGGTACACGCGACCTGAATGCTCACCTTCTGAGTGCTCCGGGAACATCAGAAGACGCCGTTTCCATAGCATAGTTACGCAGCCCGGTCACAGCTTTCCGTAACTTTCCGACAGTGCCGTGAGCCAGATGCGACATACGACCTGGGCTTCGCCCGGAATTGCTGATCAGCAAACCCTGCAGCAGTCTGCTCCGGTTTCTTCAGGCAGCAAAGATCTTGCCCAGGCGAGGATCGTTTGTTAACTCACTTTCCCGAGAAGGGGTTTCCTGAATCAATCGTTCGATGACTTTGTCCGACGTAATTCCTTCGCTCTCCGCCGTAAAGTTGGGCACGATACGATGCCGCAGTACCGGAGCCGCCAACTTCTGAATGTCTTCAACAGAAACGGTCGTGCGACCATTCAGCAGCGCACGTGTCTTGCCACCCAATAACAGGTTTTGCACGGCCCGCGGACCCGCACCCCAGCCCAGCCATTCGTTAATCCAATCGGGGATACCAGGCTCGCCAACGCGAGTCTGCCGAACCAGTGCCAGCGTATAATTGATCACATGATCAGAAACCGGCACCTGCCGAACAGTGGACTGAATTTCCAGCACCTGTTCCGCCGTCAGGACGCCCTGCACTTCCACCTTGGTGTTGGAAGTTGTCTGCCGGGCAATCTGTCGCTCTTCTTCGAATGACGGATACCGCACAAAGACCTTGAACATGAATCGGTCCTGCTGTGCTTCAGGCAGATTGTACGTTCCTTCCTGCTCAATCGGGTTTTGGGTCGCCAGCACAAAAAACGGATTCGCCAGTTTGTGGATGGTCTGGCCAACCGTCACCTGTCGCTCCTGCATCGCTTCGAGCAGCGCGGCCTGAGTCTTGGGCGGCGTACGATTGATTTCATCCGCCAGTACGACATTGTGAAACAGCGGTCCCTGAATAAAGCGAAACTCTCGCTGACCTGTACTGCGATTTTCCTGCAGCACATCCGTTCCGGTAATATCCGCCGGCATCAGGTCCGGCGTAAACTGAATGCGGGAAAACGTCATTGAAAGACTGCGTGCCAGAGTGCTGATCATCAGAGTCTTCGCAAGTCCCGGAACGCCTTCCAGCAGACAGTGCCCCTGACTGAACAGGGCAATCAGTAACTGCTCCACGACGTCATCCTGGCCGACAATGATCTTGCTGATCTGCTCTTTGAGCTGCGAATAGGCATGTGACAGCAAATCGACTGACTGCGATGAGATTTCGCTTGAGTTATCCGACATCAATATTCGCTCCGGCCGCTTTAAGCCGTTGATTTCACTGAATTGAGAAGAAGCCCATCCGCATTCTCGCCTGCGACGGAGCGCCGATCATATCAAACCCAACACGAATGAGAATCATGCAGACAACCGGGAATCCCGACGGAATCGACTTTGCCATCTCCGGATATTCCCATTCGTACAAGCTGGATCAACGGATTGTGGGATGGATACATTTCCGGGATACCGGTGAGGCTCCCGCTGAAAAACCATTTGAGTCTGTTGTTTCCGCTGAATTCTCCCACAATGCCAGAAAGAGGGCTGGATGAAAAAAGGCAGCCGTTTTACCGCACGAACATTACGGCGGTTCAATGATTTTTGTCGAGCCTGCAGCTTGAGGGGCATCATTTCGCATCTGAGTCGCAGATGGAAGCATGTTGGCACGATTGCGGTTTTCACTTGCTGGTGCGTCACGCAGCTTCAGCCAGCAAAGTCAGATGAAGGGCTGCAACGCGTTCTTCAGCGAGGAACTCTGATCTGGGGCGCTGATCAGGAGGGTGGCGGGCCTTTTGTCTATCCGAAACCGGATGACCCGACTCAGCTTCAGGGGTTTGAAGTGGAACTGGCCGATCTGATCGCCAAACACCTTGGTGTCCAGGCACAGTTTGCTCAGGGACAGTGGGACAAACTTCCCGATCTCATGGACCGCGGAGACATCGATATTGTTCTGAATGGATTCGAATGGACGCGCAGCCGATCGGCCCGCTATGGAACTTCAGTTCCCTATTACATTTATGAACTGCAACTGCTCGGCAGAAAGTCCGATACCAGCCTGAAATCCTGGGACGATTTACTAAAGCCTTACAATGGCAGAAAACGAAAGGTGTCCGTTCTGGGAGGGGCTGCCGCTCAGGATTTTATTGAGCAGTTCGCCGGGGATCGCGTTGACATCGCTCTTTTCGAAGGTGTCACTGATGCAATGGAAGCAACAGAACTGGGGCTGAGTTCCATCGATGCGAATCTGCAGGATCTTCCCATCTGGATGTTCTATGCGGATGGCTTCGCTGACCTGCAGCCGGTCGGAGCCCCGGTGGGTCGAGGATACTACGTCGCGCTGACTCGGAAGTCAGATACGGACCTGCTGAAGGCTGTAAATCAAGTGATCGTTCAGGCACTTCAGGACGGAACCTTGCGACGCATCTTTTCGAAGTATCGCATCTGGAACGAAACGCAGTCGATGCGAGGTCTGGAGGTCGATTCTGCCGGCAGTTTCTTCGTCCCTTCTGTTGATGACACCGGCAAAGATCCCGAAGCAGAAGAACAGGAATCGTTTCAGCAAAGTGGCGGCTGGCAGGTCATTCGAGATCGTGGTGGACTGCTGGTCGAATCCGCCGGCATGACGGTTCTTCTTTCAGTCACCGCCATGCCACTTGCCGTACTGACAGGACTTCTGATGGCACTGGCTCGATTGTATGGCCCCTGGTACCTGCGCGTTCCGGCGACAATGTATGTTGAGCTGGTGCGCGGAACGCCGCTGGTTCTTCAGTTGTATCTCATCTATTTCCTCGTACCCAAACTTCTGGACATGCTGTTGCCCGGCTCCGGACTGAGCATCAACGCATTTTCAGCGGCAGTCGCTGGTCTGGCCATTAACTATTCCGCCTATGAAGCAGAGATATATCGAGGCGGAATTCAGTCTATTCCAAGAGGCCAGATGGAAGCAGCCCTGTCTCTTGGCATGTCACAGTCACTTGCGCTACGGCGAATCATTATTCCGCAGGCGACACGCCTGTGCCTGCCTCCCATGACAAACGATTTTATCGCCTTATTCAAGGATACCGCTGTCTGCAGTGTTATCACTGTGGTGGAACTTTCAAAGCAGTATTACATTCAGGCACGCAGCGCAGGAGCCATCGTTGAACTGGGTCTATTGACCGCACTCCTTTATCTGGCGATGAGCTATCCGTTATCCGTTCTGACCAGTCGACTCGAAAAACAGCTTGGCCAGGAGAAACGCGGATGATCGAACTGAACAACATTACCAAACGCTATCAGCAGCAGGAGGTACTTCGCGGGGTGACTCTGAATGTGGCGGAAGGCGAAGTCTGCGTGCTTCTGGGTCCATCAGGGGGTGGCAAAAGCACGCTTCTGCGCACAATCAACGGACTCGAATCCTTCGACGGTGGTACTATTCGTGTGGGTGAAATCACGCTGCATGCCGCCCCGGGGCCAACCCGCGAATTCGCGCTGAAAGAAATTCGGAAACGCGTTGGAATGGTGTTCCAGCAGTTTAATCTGTTTCCGCATCGGACCGTTCTTGAAAACGTGATCGAAGCGCCCATTCAAGTGTTGAAGCAACCGCGTGAACAGGCAATTTCAAACGCTCGCCATCTGCTGGGCCGAGTGGGAATGCTGGCGAAAGCGGATGCACGCCCAACCTCACTTTCGGGAGGGCAGCAGCAACGTGTCGCAATCGCCCGAACACTGGCCATGAATCCCGAGGCCATTCTTTTCGATGAACCCACCAGCGCGCTCGATCCGCAAACCACGGCCGAAGTCACTGCTGTGATGACAGACCTTGCAGCCACAGGTCAGCGCATGATCGTGGTCACCCACGCGATGACGTTTGCACGAACCGTCGCTCACCGAATTCACATTCTGCATGCAGGTCGGATCGCGGAGTCAGGTTCGCCCGAACAGATTTTTGAAGATCCAAAGGAAGCCGTCACAAAGGAATTCCTCAAGAAATGCTGACACGTCTGATCACCAGCCGACTGATATTCGCCGTTTGACGCCATGTTTGTGTCGGCCTTGTTCGGTGACCGTCTATCGGACCTGCCCGGTCCCGCGAACGACGTACTTGTAGCTTGTGATTTCCCGAAGTCCACAGGGGCCACGGGCGTGAAAGCGGTCGGTACTGATGCCGATTTCTGCCCCCAGACCAAATTCGCCACCGTCGTTAAATCGCGTACTGGCATTGATCATGACGGCTGATGAATCCACCTTTCGCTCAAACGCCTGAGCTGCATTCAGGTCACTGGTCACGATAGCCTCGGTGTGTCCCGACCCAAAACGCCGAATATGTTCGACCGCCTCATCCAGAGAATCAACGATCTTTACTGACAGAATCAGCGCCAGATACTCCGTCGAATAGTCTTCGTCCGTCGCAGCAACTGCCCCGGCTACAAGTGGCTGGCTGCGTTCGCAACATCGCAGTTCCACACCACGATCCTGCAGAGCTTTCACGACGGCGGGCATGACTCCCTCCACCGCATCCCTGTGGATCAGCAGTGTTTCGGCGGCATTGCAGACACCTGGTCGCTGGCACTTACTGTTAGTCGTAATATCGACGGACATCTGCACATCTGCAGATGCATCCAGATAAACGTGACAAATGCCATCGAAATGCTTGATGACCGGCATCGTGGCTTCGGCGGTGACGCGTTCAATCAGTGATCGTCCGCCCCGGGGAATCGTGACGTCTATCAGTTGCCCCATTTTCAGAAACTGCCCCACGGCTTCACGGTCCGTCGTGGAGACAAGCTGAACGGCATGTTCAGGCAACCCCGCCTTCTTCAGGCAATCCAGCAGGACCTGCTGAAGAGCCTGATTACTGTGAAATGCTTCTTTGCCGCCACGCAGGATGACCGCGTTGCCAGCCTTCACGCAAATGGCAGCCGCATCAATTGTAACGTTGGGACGCGATTCGTAGATGAAAAAGACAACACCAAGCGGAACACGGATCTTTTCAATCTGCAGACCATTCGGACGCCTTCCGCCTTCGATCACCTCGCCAACAGGGTCCGGTAACGCAGCAATCTGAAGCACCGCGTCTGCCAGCGACTGCAGTCGATCGGGAGTTAGTCGAAGTCGATCCAGCATTGCATCACTGAGCCCATCGGCCCTGCCCTGTGCGAGATCTTTTTCATTGGCGGTTACAATGTCTTCCGTTCGCCTGACCAGCTCTTCGGCAACGGTCAACAGCCACCGATGTCGATCCCGACCCGTGACTTCCGCCAGTGCAGTTGCGGCTTTGCGAGCGTTTGTTGCGACAGCCTGAGTGTACTCCTGCAATGAACTCATAATTCAGAGGTTCCAGTTGGAATAGACGACCGAACGAAAATTCTGCCATTCGTTCTGGCGGTGCGGTTGTTCATGATTTTCAACGAATTCACAAATCCATTCGTCCATCCGGCGCAGGCGATCAGACAGCACTGCTGCAATATGACTGACAATCCGGAAAGAAGCTGTCGGATGCGATTCGGCAAGTTTCAGAAAATCTTCCCGTGTCCAGGTGCAGACGGCCACTTCAGAGACTGCACGAACGGTTGCTGAATGTGGTGCACTGCGTACGAATGACATCTCGCCGAATGTATCCCCCGTGCGTAATTCGTCCAGCACCCGTTCGCTGCGATCGGAGGCTGTTCGGATCACTCGACAGCTGCCCTGCAGGATTATCCACAGGGCCTGAATTGACTTCCCTTCATGAAGAATCGTTGCACCGGCGTCGAACTTCATCGTTGTCATATCAGAAGTAATCAGCGTCGCTTCGGATTCGGAGATACCATTGAACAATGGCAACTGTCGAAGA contains:
- a CDS encoding DUF58 domain-containing protein; the encoded protein is MTRDLEKYLPPDEIARISRLELRARKVVEGFVSGLHRSPYFGQSLEFVQHREYVPGDDTRRIDWKLWSRSDRYYLKQFEEDTNVRVSLLVDGSESMQFGSGQMTKFEYAQTIAAALAMLILKQNDSVGVTTFDSQVRSQVPTSSRHNHLQAVLGGLTAETAAGRTDIRSVLRRVAETLNHRSIVVLISDLFCDREELFRGLQLLKQRKHEVLIMHVMDDQELDFQYSGTLRFEGMEDAGRLTCDPAALRAGYMQALEAFLETIRRRCAGSQVDYKLVRTSENLDAALAQLLNARMGAKKR
- a CDS encoding MoxR family ATPase, whose translation is MSDNSSEISSQSVDLLSHAYSQLKEQISKIIVGQDDVVEQLLIALFSQGHCLLEGVPGLAKTLMISTLARSLSMTFSRIQFTPDLMPADITGTDVLQENRSTGQREFRFIQGPLFHNVVLADEINRTPPKTQAALLEAMQERQVTVGQTIHKLANPFFVLATQNPIEQEGTYNLPEAQQDRFMFKVFVRYPSFEEERQIARQTTSNTKVEVQGVLTAEQVLEIQSTVRQVPVSDHVINYTLALVRQTRVGEPGIPDWINEWLGWGAGPRAVQNLLLGGKTRALLNGRTTVSVEDIQKLAAPVLRHRIVPNFTAESEGITSDKVIERLIQETPSRESELTNDPRLGKIFAA
- a CDS encoding ABC transporter permease subunit (The N-terminal region of this protein, as described by TIGR01726, is a three transmembrane segment that identifies a subfamily of ABC transporter permease subunits, which specificities that include histidine, arginine, glutamine, glutamate, L-cystine (sic), the opines (in Agrobacterium) octopine and nopaline, etc.), coding for MKKGSRFTARTLRRFNDFCRACSLRGIISHLSRRWKHVGTIAVFTCWCVTQLQPAKSDEGLQRVLQRGTLIWGADQEGGGPFVYPKPDDPTQLQGFEVELADLIAKHLGVQAQFAQGQWDKLPDLMDRGDIDIVLNGFEWTRSRSARYGTSVPYYIYELQLLGRKSDTSLKSWDDLLKPYNGRKRKVSVLGGAAAQDFIEQFAGDRVDIALFEGVTDAMEATELGLSSIDANLQDLPIWMFYADGFADLQPVGAPVGRGYYVALTRKSDTDLLKAVNQVIVQALQDGTLRRIFSKYRIWNETQSMRGLEVDSAGSFFVPSVDDTGKDPEAEEQESFQQSGGWQVIRDRGGLLVESAGMTVLLSVTAMPLAVLTGLLMALARLYGPWYLRVPATMYVELVRGTPLVLQLYLIYFLVPKLLDMLLPGSGLSINAFSAAVAGLAINYSAYEAEIYRGGIQSIPRGQMEAALSLGMSQSLALRRIIIPQATRLCLPPMTNDFIALFKDTAVCSVITVVELSKQYYIQARSAGAIVELGLLTALLYLAMSYPLSVLTSRLEKQLGQEKRG
- a CDS encoding amino acid ABC transporter ATP-binding protein, with translation MIELNNITKRYQQQEVLRGVTLNVAEGEVCVLLGPSGGGKSTLLRTINGLESFDGGTIRVGEITLHAAPGPTREFALKEIRKRVGMVFQQFNLFPHRTVLENVIEAPIQVLKQPREQAISNARHLLGRVGMLAKADARPTSLSGGQQQRVAIARTLAMNPEAILFDEPTSALDPQTTAEVTAVMTDLAATGQRMIVVTHAMTFARTVAHRIHILHAGRIAESGSPEQIFEDPKEAVTKEFLKKC
- a CDS encoding glutamate-5-semialdehyde dehydrogenase: MSSLQEYTQAVATNARKAATALAEVTGRDRHRWLLTVAEELVRRTEDIVTANEKDLAQGRADGLSDAMLDRLRLTPDRLQSLADAVLQIAALPDPVGEVIEGGRRPNGLQIEKIRVPLGVVFFIYESRPNVTIDAAAICVKAGNAVILRGGKEAFHSNQALQQVLLDCLKKAGLPEHAVQLVSTTDREAVGQFLKMGQLIDVTIPRGGRSLIERVTAEATMPVIKHFDGICHVYLDASADVQMSVDITTNSKCQRPGVCNAAETLLIHRDAVEGVMPAVVKALQDRGVELRCCERSQPLVAGAVAATDEDYSTEYLALILSVKIVDSLDEAVEHIRRFGSGHTEAIVTSDLNAAQAFERKVDSSAVMINASTRFNDGGEFGLGAEIGISTDRFHARGPCGLREITSYKYVVRGTGQVR
- a CDS encoding cyclic nucleotide-binding domain-containing protein gives rise to the protein MMTPSSLRQLPLFNGISESEATLITSDMTTMKFDAGATILHEGKSIQALWIILQGSCRVIRTASDRSERVLDELRTGDTFGEMSFVRSAPHSATVRAVSEVAVCTWTREDFLKLAESHPTASFRIVSHIAAVLSDRLRRMDEWICEFVENHEQPHRQNEWQNFRSVVYSNWNL